The following are encoded in a window of Pseudomonas sp. St316 genomic DNA:
- the fdxA gene encoding ferredoxin FdxA, which produces MTFVVTDNCIKCKYTDCVEVCPVDCFYEGPNFLVIHPDECIDCALCEPECPANAIFSEDEVPTGMENFIELNAELADIWPNITEKKDALPDAEEWDGKTGKIADLER; this is translated from the coding sequence ATGACCTTCGTCGTCACCGACAACTGCATCAAGTGCAAGTACACCGACTGCGTAGAAGTGTGTCCGGTGGACTGCTTTTACGAAGGGCCGAATTTCCTGGTCATTCACCCGGACGAGTGCATCGACTGCGCCCTGTGTGAACCGGAATGCCCGGCGAATGCCATTTTCTCGGAAGACGAAGTGCCGACCGGTATGGAGAACTTCATCGAGCTGAACGCCGAACTGGCGGACATCTGGCCGAACATTACCGAGAAGAAAGACGCGCTGCCTGACGCTGAAGAGTGGGATGGCAAGACTGGCAAGATCGCAGACCTGGAACGCTGA
- the rpoS gene encoding RNA polymerase sigma factor RpoS, producing the protein MALSKEVPEFDIDDEVLLMETGIAMDSMSNDEGATPPSVRAKSKHSASLKQHKYIDYTRALDATQLYLNEIGFSPLLSPEEEVHFARLSQSGDPAGRKRMIESNLRLVVKIARRYVNRGLSLLDLIEEGNLGLIRAVEKFDPERGFRFSTYATWWIRQTIERAIMNQTRTIRLPIHVVKELNVYLRAARELTQKLDHEPSPEEIANLLEKPVGEVKRMLGLNERVSSVDVSLGPDSDKTLLDTLTDDRPTDPCELLQDDDLSQSIDQWLSELTDKQREVVIRRFGLRGHESSTLEDVGLEIGLTRERVRQIQVEGLKRLREILEKNGLSSESLFQ; encoded by the coding sequence ATGGCTCTCAGTAAAGAAGTGCCGGAGTTTGACATCGACGATGAGGTTCTCCTTATGGAGACCGGCATCGCTATGGATTCGATGTCGAATGATGAAGGGGCGACTCCACCTTCCGTTCGTGCCAAATCCAAACACTCCGCTTCACTTAAACAACATAAGTACATCGATTACACCCGGGCGCTTGACGCCACTCAGCTGTACCTCAACGAAATCGGTTTCTCGCCGCTGCTCTCCCCCGAGGAAGAAGTTCATTTTGCGCGGCTGTCGCAAAGTGGCGACCCGGCCGGTCGAAAACGCATGATTGAAAGCAACCTGCGCCTGGTGGTGAAAATCGCCCGACGCTACGTCAATCGTGGACTTTCACTGCTGGACCTGATCGAAGAGGGCAACCTGGGCCTGATTCGCGCCGTCGAGAAATTCGACCCCGAACGCGGCTTCCGTTTCTCGACCTACGCCACCTGGTGGATCCGCCAGACCATCGAACGTGCAATCATGAATCAGACCCGGACCATCCGGTTGCCGATTCATGTGGTCAAGGAGCTGAATGTCTACCTGCGGGCTGCCCGTGAGTTGACCCAAAAACTCGACCATGAACCTTCACCCGAAGAAATCGCCAACCTGCTGGAAAAACCGGTAGGGGAGGTCAAGCGCATGCTTGGGCTCAACGAGCGGGTCTCTTCGGTAGACGTCTCGCTGGGGCCGGACTCGGATAAGACCCTGCTGGATACCCTGACCGACGATCGTCCGACCGATCCTTGCGAGTTGCTCCAGGACGATGACTTGTCCCAGAGCATTGACCAGTGGCTTTCGGAACTTACGGACAAGCAACGGGAAGTGGTGATTCGCCGCTTCGGCTTGCGCGGTCATGAAAGCAGCACGCTTGAAGATGTGGGCTTGGAGATTGGTTTGACCCGTGAGCGGGTCAGGCAGATCCAGGTGGAAGGTCTCAAGCGTCTGCGTGAGATCCTGGAGAAAAACGGCTTGTCGAGCGAGTCGCTGTTCCAGTGA
- a CDS encoding peptidoglycan DD-metalloendopeptidase family protein: protein MSLTVIAQRMGITSFQRLVTGLVLSTLLVGCSSTPSSNVRVVDRNSAAPQRPTVTTGQYVVRRGDTLFSIAFRYGWDYKALAARNNIPAPYTIHPGQTIRFDGRNGSTPTAVVTQSGSTPSSSSKTTVIRRPAGAETATVPSVASKPAPAPMPPAGPAPTGWGWPSNGVLIGKFSSNGSLNKGIDIAGDLGQPVLAASDGTVVYAGSGLRGYGELVIIKHSDTYVSAYGHNRRLLVREGQQVKVGQTIAEMGSTGTDRVKLHFEIRRQGKPVDPLQFLPRR, encoded by the coding sequence GTGAGTCTCACAGTCATTGCGCAGCGTATGGGTATCACGAGCTTTCAGCGCCTGGTGACTGGCCTTGTCTTGAGCACTTTGCTGGTCGGATGTTCCAGTACGCCGTCGAGTAATGTCCGGGTTGTCGATCGCAACAGTGCAGCACCTCAACGTCCTACAGTAACGACCGGCCAATATGTAGTCCGTCGCGGCGATACGCTGTTTTCCATCGCTTTCCGCTACGGCTGGGACTACAAAGCCCTCGCGGCGCGTAACAACATTCCTGCGCCTTATACGATTCACCCCGGTCAGACAATTCGCTTTGATGGCCGTAACGGTTCAACGCCTACCGCGGTGGTGACGCAGTCGGGTTCGACCCCTTCTTCGTCGAGTAAAACCACGGTCATTCGCCGGCCGGCGGGGGCTGAAACGGCGACAGTACCGTCCGTCGCGAGCAAACCAGCCCCCGCTCCGATGCCTCCGGCAGGCCCCGCCCCGACAGGCTGGGGATGGCCTTCTAATGGCGTTCTCATTGGAAAATTCTCTTCAAACGGTAGTTTGAATAAAGGAATTGATATCGCCGGGGATTTGGGACAGCCTGTTTTAGCCGCGTCTGATGGCACGGTTGTGTACGCCGGGAGTGGTTTGAGGGGCTACGGCGAACTCGTGATCATCAAACACAGCGATACCTACGTCAGTGCCTACGGCCACAACCGCAGGCTGTTGGTTCGGGAGGGGCAGCAGGTCAAGGTCGGACAGACAATTGCCGAAATGGGATCGACGGGAACAGATCGGGTGAAACTGCACTTTGAGATTCGCCGACAAGGTAAACCAGTAGATCCGCTGCAATTCCTGCCACGGCGTTGA
- a CDS encoding protein-L-isoaspartate(D-aspartate) O-methyltransferase, with protein sequence MTSQRTRERLIQRLYEEGLSNAQVLEVIRRTPRHLFVDEALAHRAYEDTALPIGHNQTISQPYMVARMSELLLEAGPLDKVMEIGTGSGYQTAVLSQLVERVFSVERIKVLQDRAKERLVELNLRNVVFRWGDGWEGWPALAPYNGIIVTAVATDVPQALLDQLAPGGRLVIPVGAGEVQQLMLIVREEHGFSRHVLGAVRFVPLLNGPLA encoded by the coding sequence ATGACCTCCCAGCGCACCCGTGAACGACTGATCCAGCGTCTCTACGAAGAAGGCTTGTCCAACGCCCAGGTGTTGGAAGTGATTCGCCGCACACCGCGCCATCTGTTCGTCGATGAAGCCCTGGCGCATCGCGCCTATGAAGACACGGCGTTGCCGATCGGCCACAACCAGACCATTTCCCAGCCATACATGGTGGCCCGCATGAGCGAGTTGCTGTTGGAGGCGGGGCCGCTGGACAAGGTGATGGAGATCGGTACCGGCTCGGGTTACCAGACGGCGGTGTTGTCGCAACTGGTCGAGCGGGTGTTTTCCGTAGAGCGGATCAAGGTACTGCAGGATCGCGCCAAGGAACGCCTGGTTGAGTTGAACCTGCGCAACGTGGTGTTTCGCTGGGGCGATGGCTGGGAGGGATGGCCGGCTCTGGCGCCGTACAACGGCATCATTGTGACCGCGGTGGCCACCGATGTACCCCAGGCCCTGCTGGATCAGCTTGCCCCCGGTGGACGACTGGTCATTCCGGTGGGCGCCGGTGAAGTCCAGCAACTGATGCTGATCGTGCGTGAAGAACACGGTTTTTCGCGACACGTCCTGGGGGCGGTACGGTTCGTGCCGTTACTCAATGGACCGTTGGCCTGA
- the surE gene encoding 5'/3'-nucleotidase SurE: MRILISNDDGVTAPGLAALYAALADFAECVVIAPDQDKSGASSSLTLDRPLHPCYLDNGFISLNGTPTDCVHLGLNGLLEREPDMVVSGINLGANLGDDVLYSGTVAAALEGRFLEKPSFAFSFVSRQVDNLPTAAYFARKLVEAHGELDLPPRTVLNVNIPNLPLDHIRGIQLTRLGHRARAAKPMHVVDPRGKAGYWIAAAGDAEDGGPGTDFHAVMQGYVSITPLQLDRTFNDAFGHLDGWLEGLR, from the coding sequence ATGCGTATTCTGATTTCTAACGACGACGGGGTGACTGCACCCGGTCTTGCCGCGCTTTATGCTGCGCTGGCGGATTTTGCCGAGTGCGTGGTCATCGCCCCGGACCAGGACAAAAGCGGCGCCAGCAGCTCGCTGACGCTCGACCGTCCGTTGCACCCCTGCTACCTGGATAACGGTTTCATCAGCCTCAACGGAACACCGACCGATTGCGTGCACCTGGGCCTCAACGGCCTGCTGGAGCGAGAGCCGGACATGGTGGTATCGGGGATCAACCTGGGCGCCAACCTGGGGGATGATGTGCTTTATTCCGGCACGGTCGCCGCGGCCCTGGAGGGGCGCTTCCTGGAAAAGCCTTCGTTTGCCTTTTCGTTTGTTTCACGCCAGGTCGACAACTTGCCTACCGCCGCCTACTTCGCCCGTAAACTGGTCGAAGCCCATGGCGAGCTGGACCTGCCGCCACGCACCGTGCTGAACGTGAATATCCCCAACCTTCCACTCGATCACATCCGTGGCATCCAGCTCACTCGCCTGGGCCATCGTGCCCGCGCCGCCAAGCCGATGCACGTCGTCGACCCGCGCGGCAAGGCCGGTTACTGGATCGCTGCGGCCGGTGATGCCGAGGACGGTGGGCCGGGCACTGATTTCCATGCGGTGATGCAAGGTTATGTCTCGATCACGCCGTTGCAACTGGACCGCACCTTCAACGACGCCTTTGGACATCTCGATGGCTGGCTGGAGGGGCTGCGCTGA
- the truD gene encoding tRNA pseudouridine(13) synthase TruD has translation MTELELLGPRAYGESLGRAVLKATAEDFQVDEVLDIPLTGDGEHLWIWVEKRGLNTEEAARRIAKAAGVPLRTVSYAGLKDRQALTRQWFSVQLPGKADPDLSAAENDTLKILKTARHRRKLQRGAHSANGFTLRLTQFTGDAAAIDARLQQIVRQGIPNYFGAQRFGHDGGNVVDARAWAARKALPEQRNVRSRLLSTARSFLFNRVLAARVADGTWQQAQVGDLLAFTDSRSFFPAGEAECSDPRLAILDVHPTGPQWGEGPSPAAGATFELEQAIAAGEADLRDWLINAGMSHERRILRLPIGGLSWHYPSPDILQLEFVLPAGCFATVLVRELVDLVPVGQTDSPCVF, from the coding sequence ATGACCGAATTGGAATTGTTGGGGCCACGTGCCTACGGCGAGTCACTGGGTCGCGCGGTACTCAAAGCCACCGCTGAAGACTTCCAGGTCGATGAAGTGCTCGACATCCCGTTGACCGGCGATGGCGAGCACCTGTGGATCTGGGTTGAAAAGCGTGGCTTGAACACCGAAGAAGCGGCCCGGCGAATCGCCAAGGCTGCCGGCGTGCCGTTGCGCACCGTCAGCTACGCCGGGCTCAAGGACCGCCAGGCCCTGACCCGCCAGTGGTTCAGCGTTCAGTTGCCGGGCAAGGCCGATCCGGACCTGTCGGCGGCAGAGAACGACACGCTGAAGATCCTAAAGACCGCACGCCACAGGCGCAAGCTGCAACGCGGCGCGCACTCGGCCAATGGCTTTACCTTGCGCCTGACCCAGTTTACGGGCGACGCGGCGGCGATCGATGCGCGTCTACAACAGATTGTCCGCCAGGGCATCCCCAACTATTTTGGCGCCCAGCGTTTCGGCCACGACGGCGGCAATGTCGTCGATGCCCGGGCCTGGGCGGCGCGCAAGGCGTTGCCGGAACAGCGCAATGTGCGCTCGCGTCTGTTATCCACCGCCCGCAGTTTTCTGTTCAACCGGGTGCTGGCGGCGCGGGTCGCCGACGGTACCTGGCAGCAAGCCCAGGTGGGCGATTTGCTCGCCTTCACCGACAGTCGCAGTTTCTTCCCGGCCGGCGAGGCTGAGTGCAGCGACCCGCGCCTGGCGATCCTCGACGTGCATCCGACCGGGCCGCAGTGGGGCGAGGGGCCTTCGCCTGCCGCCGGTGCGACGTTCGAACTGGAACAAGCCATCGCCGCAGGCGAAGCCGATTTACGCGACTGGTTGATAAACGCGGGAATGAGTCACGAACGTCGCATCCTGCGACTGCCCATTGGCGGGCTGTCGTGGCATTATCCCTCGCCTGACATTCTGCAACTGGAATTCGTCCTGCCGGCCGGATGTTTCGCCACTGTCTTGGTGCGCGAACTCGTCGATCTGGTGCCGGTGGGGCAGACGGACAGCCCATGCGTATTCTGA
- the ispF gene encoding 2-C-methyl-D-erythritol 2,4-cyclodiphosphate synthase: MRIGHGYDVHRFAEGDFITLGGVRIAHGFGLLAHSDGDVLLHALSDALLGAAALGDIGKHFPDTDPQFKGADSRVLLRHVVSLIHAKGWKVGNVDNTIVAQAPKMAPHIEAMRQSIAEDLQVELDQVNVKATTTEKLGFVGREEGIAVHSIALLLRS; the protein is encoded by the coding sequence ATGCGTATTGGCCACGGCTACGATGTTCACCGTTTCGCTGAAGGCGACTTCATTACCCTGGGCGGCGTGCGGATCGCACACGGCTTCGGGCTGCTCGCGCATTCTGACGGTGATGTCCTGCTGCACGCCTTGAGCGATGCCTTGCTCGGCGCGGCTGCCCTGGGTGACATAGGCAAACACTTCCCCGACACCGACCCGCAATTCAAGGGCGCCGACAGCCGCGTGCTGCTGCGTCATGTGGTCTCGCTGATCCATGCCAAGGGCTGGAAAGTCGGCAATGTCGATAACACCATCGTTGCCCAGGCCCCCAAGATGGCGCCGCACATCGAAGCGATGCGCCAGTCGATCGCCGAGGATCTTCAAGTTGAGTTGGACCAAGTGAACGTGAAAGCCACCACCACCGAGAAGCTTGGCTTCGTCGGTCGCGAAGAAGGCATTGCCGTCCATTCCATCGCCTTGTTGCTGCGCTCATGA
- the fghA gene encoding S-formylglutathione hydrolase — MSLENISCQKSFGGWHKRYRHRSEVLGCDMVFAVYLPPQAEQGGKLPVLYWLSGLTCTDENFMQKAGAQRMAAELGLIIVAPDTSPRGADVPGDPDGAWDFGLGAGFYLNATQDPWARHYRMHDYVVQELPALVEAHFPASDRRGISGHSMGGHGALVCALRNPGRYRSVSAFSPINNPMDCPWGQKAFSRYLGEDRSKWREWDACALIAEAQEKLPLLVDQGDRDDFLANQLKPEALQQAAKTANHPLQLRLQPGYDHSYFFIASFIVDHLQHHARALNA; from the coding sequence ATGAGTCTGGAAAACATCTCCTGCCAGAAAAGTTTCGGCGGCTGGCACAAACGTTACCGGCACCGTTCCGAAGTGCTCGGTTGTGACATGGTGTTTGCCGTGTACCTGCCGCCGCAAGCCGAGCAGGGCGGCAAGTTGCCCGTGCTGTATTGGTTGTCCGGGCTGACCTGCACCGACGAGAACTTCATGCAAAAGGCCGGTGCCCAGCGCATGGCCGCCGAGTTGGGCCTGATCATCGTTGCGCCAGACACCAGCCCCCGTGGCGCCGATGTGCCGGGCGATCCGGACGGTGCCTGGGACTTCGGCCTGGGGGCGGGCTTTTATCTGAACGCCACGCAGGATCCGTGGGCACGGCACTATCGGATGCATGACTACGTGGTGCAGGAATTGCCGGCACTCGTCGAAGCGCATTTCCCGGCTTCGGACAGGCGTGGCATCAGTGGTCATTCCATGGGCGGTCATGGCGCGCTGGTCTGCGCCTTGCGCAACCCGGGGCGTTACCGTTCGGTGTCGGCTTTTTCGCCGATCAACAATCCGATGGATTGCCCTTGGGGCCAGAAGGCTTTCTCTCGTTACCTGGGGGAAGACCGTTCGAAATGGCGTGAATGGGATGCCTGCGCCTTGATTGCCGAGGCCCAGGAAAAGCTGCCCCTGTTGGTGGACCAAGGCGATCGCGATGATTTCCTGGCCAACCAGCTCAAGCCCGAAGCCCTGCAACAAGCGGCCAAGACTGCCAACCATCCGTTGCAACTGCGCCTGCAACCGGGCTACGACCACAGTTATTTCTTCATTGCCAGCTTCATTGTTGACCACTTACAGCATCATGCGCGCGCTCTAAACGCCTAA
- a CDS encoding S-(hydroxymethyl)glutathione dehydrogenase/class III alcohol dehydrogenase yields MIKSRAAVAFEAKKPLEIVEVDVAMPKAGEVLLRVVASGVCHTDAYTLSGADPEGIFPSILGHEGGAIVEAIGEGVTSVAVGDHVIPLYTPECGQCKFCKSGKTNLCQAIRATQGKGLMPDGTSRFSYKGETIFHYMGTSTFSEYTVLPEISVAKIQKEAPLEKVCLLGCGVTTGIGAVLNTAKVKPGDTVAIFGLGGIGLSAVIGAVKAKAARIIAIDINPAKFEIARQLGATDCVNPKDFDRPIQEVIVDMTDGGVDFSFECIGNVQLMRAALECCHKGWGESVIIGVAGAGQEIATRPFQLVTGRVWRGSAFGGVRGRSELPSYVAMAETGEIPLDTFITHTMGLEDINKAFDLMHEGKSIRTVIHF; encoded by the coding sequence ATGATCAAGTCGCGCGCTGCCGTTGCCTTCGAGGCCAAGAAACCCCTGGAAATCGTTGAAGTCGACGTCGCCATGCCCAAGGCGGGCGAAGTGCTGTTGCGCGTGGTGGCTTCCGGTGTCTGCCACACCGACGCCTACACCTTGTCGGGCGCCGACCCGGAAGGGATCTTCCCGTCGATCCTCGGTCATGAAGGCGGCGCCATTGTCGAAGCCATCGGCGAAGGCGTGACCTCGGTCGCGGTGGGGGACCATGTGATCCCGCTGTACACGCCGGAGTGCGGCCAGTGCAAATTCTGTAAGTCGGGCAAGACCAACCTCTGCCAGGCGATTCGCGCCACCCAGGGCAAAGGCCTGATGCCAGATGGCACTTCGCGCTTTTCCTACAAGGGCGAGACGATTTTCCACTACATGGGCACCTCGACGTTCTCGGAGTACACCGTGCTGCCGGAAATCTCCGTCGCGAAGATTCAAAAAGAAGCCCCGCTGGAAAAAGTCTGCCTGCTGGGTTGCGGCGTCACCACCGGTATCGGCGCGGTACTCAACACCGCCAAGGTCAAGCCGGGTGACACCGTGGCGATCTTCGGCCTGGGCGGCATCGGCCTGTCGGCGGTGATTGGTGCCGTGAAGGCCAAGGCCGCGCGCATCATTGCCATCGACATCAACCCGGCCAAGTTCGAAATCGCCAGGCAGCTGGGCGCCACCGATTGCGTCAACCCGAAAGATTTCGACCGTCCGATCCAGGAAGTCATTGTGGACATGACTGACGGCGGCGTGGACTTCTCCTTCGAATGCATCGGCAATGTCCAGTTGATGCGCGCTGCGCTGGAATGCTGCCACAAAGGTTGGGGCGAGTCGGTGATCATCGGTGTGGCCGGCGCTGGCCAGGAAATCGCCACCCGTCCCTTCCAGTTGGTGACCGGGCGCGTCTGGCGCGGTTCGGCCTTTGGTGGCGTGCGCGGTCGCAGCGAGTTGCCAAGCTATGTGGCAATGGCCGAGACGGGCGAGATCCCGCTGGATACTTTCATCACCCACACCATGGGCCTGGAAGATATCAACAAGGCGTTCGACCTGATGCATGAAGGCAAGAGCATCCGTACCGTTATCCATTTCTGA
- a CDS encoding LysR substrate-binding domain-containing protein yields MSDNRWEGIDEFVAVAECSQFTAAAERLGVSSSHISRQIVRLEERLQTRLLYRSTRRVTLTEAGQTFLQHCQRLQDGREEALRAVGDLTSEPKGMLRMTCAVAYGERFIVPLVTSFMGLYPQLRVDIELSNRPLDLVHEGLDLAIRLGRLQDSRLVATRLAPRRMYLCASPSYLERYGRPHSLSELSRHNCLIGSSDIWQLEQNGREFSQRVQGNWRCNSGQAVLDAALQGVGLCQLPDYYVLEHLHSGALISLLEAHQPPNTAVWALYPQQRHLSPKVRKLVDYLKEGLAQRPEYRG; encoded by the coding sequence ATGTCCGATAACCGCTGGGAAGGGATCGACGAATTCGTCGCCGTGGCCGAATGCAGTCAATTCACTGCCGCAGCCGAACGCCTCGGGGTTTCTTCCTCCCACATCAGCCGGCAAATCGTACGACTTGAAGAGCGATTGCAGACACGATTGCTCTACCGCAGCACCCGGCGGGTCACCCTCACCGAGGCCGGCCAGACGTTTTTGCAGCATTGCCAACGCCTGCAGGACGGACGCGAGGAAGCACTGCGGGCGGTAGGCGATCTCACCAGCGAACCCAAGGGCATGCTGCGAATGACCTGTGCCGTGGCCTATGGCGAACGATTTATCGTGCCCCTGGTGACGAGTTTCATGGGGCTGTACCCGCAGTTGCGGGTAGACATCGAACTGAGCAACCGCCCTCTGGACCTGGTGCATGAAGGCCTGGACCTGGCGATTCGCCTGGGTCGCTTGCAGGACTCGCGCCTGGTCGCCACGCGCCTGGCGCCGCGGCGCATGTATCTGTGCGCTTCACCCTCTTATCTGGAACGTTATGGGCGGCCCCATAGCTTGTCGGAATTGAGCCGCCACAACTGCCTGATCGGCAGTTCCGACATTTGGCAACTGGAGCAGAACGGGCGGGAATTTTCCCAGCGGGTACAGGGAAACTGGCGCTGCAACAGTGGGCAAGCGGTGCTCGATGCAGCGTTGCAAGGGGTGGGGTTGTGCCAACTGCCGGATTATTACGTGCTGGAGCATTTGCACAGTGGTGCATTGATCTCGCTGCTGGAGGCACATCAGCCGCCGAATACGGCGGTGTGGGCGTTGTACCCGCAGCAGCGGCATCTGTCGCCGAAGGTGCGCAAGTTGGTGGATTATTTGAAGGAAGGGTTGGCGCAGCGGCCGGAGTATCGGGGATAG
- the ispD gene encoding 2-C-methyl-D-erythritol 4-phosphate cytidylyltransferase, producing the protein MSIRLPAFWAVIPAAGVGARMAADRPKQYLQLGGRTILEHSLGCFLDHPTVKGVVVSLAHDDPYWPTLACANDTRIQRVDGGEQRSDSVLNALLHLHEQGADDHDWVLVHDAARPNLARDDLDSLLSELANDPVGGLLAVPARDTLKRVDKHGRVLETVDRSVIWQAYTPQMFRLGALHRALADSLVADAVITDEASAMEWAGQAPRLIEGRADNIKVTRPEDLEWLRQRWANGH; encoded by the coding sequence ATGAGTATTCGTTTGCCGGCCTTCTGGGCCGTGATTCCTGCCGCGGGCGTTGGCGCTCGTATGGCCGCGGACCGTCCCAAGCAATACCTGCAACTGGGCGGGCGCACAATTCTTGAACACAGCCTCGGCTGTTTCCTCGATCATCCCACCGTCAAGGGGGTGGTGGTCAGCCTTGCACACGATGATCCCTACTGGCCGACCCTGGCCTGCGCCAACGACACACGCATCCAGCGCGTCGACGGTGGCGAACAACGTTCGGATTCAGTGCTCAATGCCTTGCTGCACCTGCACGAGCAGGGCGCCGACGATCACGATTGGGTGCTGGTGCACGACGCCGCCCGGCCGAACCTGGCCCGGGATGACCTGGATTCATTGCTCAGCGAGTTGGCGAACGACCCGGTCGGCGGCCTGCTGGCTGTCCCTGCGCGCGACACCCTCAAGCGCGTCGACAAGCATGGACGGGTGCTGGAAACCGTTGATCGCAGTGTGATCTGGCAAGCCTACACGCCACAGATGTTCCGCCTCGGCGCCTTGCATCGGGCCTTGGCCGACAGCCTGGTTGCAGATGCGGTGATTACCGACGAAGCGTCCGCCATGGAATGGGCGGGGCAGGCTCCGCGGTTGATCGAAGGGCGGGCCGATAACATCAAGGTCACTCGGCCGGAAGACCTGGAGTGGTTGCGCCAGCGGTGGGCGAATGGTCATTGA
- the ftsB gene encoding cell division protein FtsB: protein MRSPNWLFLVLLLLLAGLQYRLWVGNGSLAQVADLTQQIADQHAENEALLERNRVMDAEVTELKKGMETVEERARHELGMVKEGETLYQLAQ, encoded by the coding sequence ATGCGCAGTCCCAACTGGTTGTTTCTTGTCTTGCTCCTGTTGCTGGCCGGCCTGCAGTACCGCCTGTGGGTGGGTAATGGCAGCTTGGCGCAAGTGGCCGACCTGACTCAGCAAATTGCCGACCAACACGCCGAAAATGAGGCGCTGCTGGAGCGTAATCGGGTGATGGATGCCGAAGTGACAGAGCTGAAAAAAGGCATGGAGACCGTTGAAGAGCGGGCTCGACATGAACTGGGCATGGTCAAGGAGGGCGAAACCCTCTACCAGTTGGCCCAATGA
- the eno gene encoding phosphopyruvate hydratase, protein MAKIVDIKGREVLDSRGNPTVEADVLLDNGIIGSACAPSGASTGSREALELRDGDKSRYLGKGVLKAVANINGPIRDLLLGKDPADQKALDHAMIKLDGTENKATLGANAILAVSLAAAKAAAQDQDLPLYAHIANLNGTPGVYSMPVPMMNIINGGEHADNNVDIQEFMVQPVGAKTFSEGLRMGTEIFHHLKAVLKARGLSTAVGDEGGFAPNLASNEDALKVISEAVANAGYKLGTDVTLALDCAASEFYEDGKYNLSGEGQVFTAEGFADYLKGLTERYPIISIEDGLDESDWAGWKILTDKIGEKTQLVGDDLFVTNTKILKEGIDKKIANSILIKFNQIGTLTETLEAIQMAKAAGYTAVISHRSGETEDSTIADLAVGTAAGQIKTGSLCRSDRVSKYNQLLRIEEQLNGKAKYNGRAEFRG, encoded by the coding sequence ATGGCAAAAATCGTCGACATCAAAGGTCGTGAAGTTCTCGACTCCCGTGGCAACCCCACTGTTGAAGCGGACGTGCTTCTCGACAACGGTATCATCGGCAGCGCTTGTGCGCCGTCCGGTGCTTCCACTGGCTCGCGCGAAGCGCTGGAGCTGCGTGATGGCGACAAGAGCCGTTACCTGGGCAAGGGCGTGCTCAAAGCCGTCGCCAACATCAACGGTCCGATCCGTGACCTGTTGCTGGGCAAGGATCCTGCCGACCAGAAAGCCCTCGATCACGCGATGATCAAGCTCGACGGTACCGAAAACAAAGCCACCCTGGGCGCCAACGCGATCCTCGCCGTGTCCCTGGCCGCTGCCAAGGCCGCTGCCCAGGACCAGGACCTGCCGCTGTACGCCCACATCGCCAACCTCAACGGCACCCCGGGTGTTTACTCGATGCCGGTGCCGATGATGAACATCATCAACGGCGGCGAGCATGCCGACAACAACGTCGACATCCAGGAATTCATGGTACAGCCGGTTGGCGCCAAGACCTTCTCCGAAGGCCTGCGCATGGGCACCGAGATTTTCCATCACCTCAAGGCTGTGCTCAAAGCCCGTGGCCTGAGCACCGCCGTCGGCGACGAAGGCGGTTTCGCACCGAACCTGGCGTCCAACGAAGACGCACTGAAAGTGATCTCCGAAGCCGTGGCCAACGCTGGCTACAAGCTGGGCACCGACGTGACCCTGGCCTTGGACTGCGCCGCCAGTGAATTCTACGAAGACGGCAAGTACAACCTGTCCGGCGAAGGCCAGGTGTTCACCGCCGAAGGTTTCGCCGACTACCTCAAGGGCCTGACCGAGCGTTACCCGATCATCTCCATCGAAGACGGTTTGGACGAGTCCGACTGGGCTGGCTGGAAAATCCTCACCGACAAGATCGGCGAGAAAACCCAGCTGGTGGGTGACGACCTGTTCGTGACCAACACCAAGATCCTGAAAGAAGGCATCGACAAGAAGATCGCCAACTCGATCCTGATCAAGTTCAACCAAATCGGCACCCTGACCGAAACCCTGGAAGCCATCCAGATGGCCAAGGCCGCCGGCTACACCGCCGTGATCTCCCACCGCTCCGGTGAAACCGAAGACTCGACCATTGCCGACCTGGCCGTGGGCACTGCGGCAGGCCAGATCAAGACCGGTTCGCTGTGCCGTTCCGACCGCGTTTCCAAGTACAACCAACTGCTGCGTATCGAAGAGCAATTGAATGGCAAGGCCAAGTACAACGGTCGCGCCGAGTTTCGCGGCTAA